TCAGCTCGTCGTTCTCGCGCAGCAGGCGCTCCTGCGAGGAAAAATAATCCGTGACGCGCGAAAGCGCCATGGCGGGCGCGCCAGCCACCTGCTGCAGGGGATGGACGAGCACCGAGAGCGAGAGGCGCACCGCCTCTAGCGCGCCGAAGCGATGGTCGGCGATCATCGTCGCCACCGCGAGCAACGCGAAGAAGGTGAGGCGCGCGAGCGGGCTGGGCCCGCGGTGGAAGAACTGAGGCGGCTCGCGAGTCACGCCGGCGAAGCCGTCAGTCGTTCGTGAACACCGTTCCGAGCTTGTCCATCTCCTCCAGCGCCCGCCCGGAACCGCGTACCACGCAGGTGAGCGGGTCGTCGGCGACGATCACCGGCAGGCCCGTCTCCTCCATGAGGAGGCGGTCGAGTTCGCGAAGGAGGGCGCCGCCGCCGGTGAGCACCATGCCCTTTTCGGCGATGTCGGCGCCCAGTTCGGGCGGCGTCTGCTCGAGGGCGCTCTTGACGGCGGAGACGATGGAGTTGAGCGGATCGGTGAGCGCTTCGAGGATCTCGTTCGAGGAAATCGTGAACGAGCGCGGGATGCCCTCGGCGAGGTTGCGGCCCTTGACTTCCATCTCGCGCACTTCCGAGCCCGGAAAGGCGGAGCCGATGGTCTTCTTGATGTTCTCCGACGTCGATTCGCCGATGAGCATGCCGTAGTTGCGGCGGATGTAGTTGATGATGGCCTCGTCGAACTTGTCGCCGCCCACGCGAACGCTCGCGGAATAGACTATGCCGCCCAGCGAGATCACGCCCACTTCCGTGGTGCCGCCGCCGATGTCCACGACCATGGAGCCCGTGGCGTCCGCGATGGGCAGGTCCGCGCCGATGGCCGCGGCCATGGGCTCCTCGATGAGGAACACCTGCGAGGCGCCCGCGCCGATGGCGCTTTCCTTGATGGCGCGCCGCTCCACCTGCGTGGAGCCGTAGGGCACGCAGATCACGATGCGCGGGCTCGGCCGGAACCACTGGTTGTCGTGGATCTTCTTGATGAAGTACTTGAGCATCTGCTCCGTGATCGTGAAGTCCGCGATCACGCCGTCCTTCATGGGGCGGATGGCCGTGATGTTGCCCGGCGTGCGCCCGAGCATCTGCTTGGCCGCGAGGCCCACGGCCTGGATGGTCTTCTTGCCGCTGGGGCCGCCTTCCTGGCGGATGGCGACGACCGACGGCTCGTCGAGAACGATGCCCTTGCCGCGTACGTAGATGAGCGTGTTGGCGGTGCCAAGGTCGATGGCGAGGTCGGTGGAAAAGTACTTGGAAACGAAAGAGAACATCTTGATCCGTATGAGAATTCGGGTTGAAGCCATTCCCCGGGGGGCGGGGGTCGCCTATAATAGCCCAAAATCACGATGAATTAAGGCCTTAGAGCACTTTTCGCATGCTGTCCCTTGATGAAGTCCGAGCCATCGCGGAACTCGCCCGGATCGAACTGCCCGAGACCGATGTTGCCGCAATGCAGCAGAGCCTCAACGGCATCTTCGGCCTGATCGAGCAGATGCGCGCCGTCGACACCGCCGGCGTGGAGCCCATGGCGCATGCGGTCGATGTCACGCAGCGTCTTCGCGACGATTGCGTGACGGAGCATGACCAGCACGTTCTGTTCCAGGCCGCCGCCCCGCAGGTCGAGGAAGGGCTCTACCTCGTGCCCAGGGTCATCGAGTAGAAACGGCGCGGCGCGGATTGTCGCCGCGCCCCGACACGCCTGCCCATGTTCGACCTCACTCTTTCCGCACTCGCCTGCCTGCTTCGCGACCGCAAGGCCACGAGCGAGGAGCTCACGCGGCTCTTCCTCGGCCGCATCGCGACGCTCGACCCCGGCCTCAACGCGTTCATCACCGTGGACGAGGAAAAGGCGCTTGCGGCCGCGCGCGCCGCCGACCTGCGCCTCGCGAAGGGCGAGGCGGCCGCGCTCACCGGAATCCCCATCGCGCACAAGGACCTCTTCTGCGCGAAGGGATGGAAGACCACGTGCGGCTCGAAGATGCTCGCCAACTTCGTATCGCCCTACGACGCCCACGTGGTGGAGCAGTTCGGGCGCGCGGGCGCCGTGCTGGTGGGCAAGACCAACATGGACGAGTTCGCCATGGGCTCGTCCAACGAGAACTCCTTCTTCGGACCGGTGAGGAACCCCTGGGACCGGACGCGGGTCCCGGGGGGAAGCTCCGGCGGATCGGCCGCGGCCGTCGCCGCGCGACTGGTCCCCTGCGGCGACGGGCACCGACACCGGAGGCTCCATCCGCCAGCCCGCCTCTCTCACGGGCACCTGCGGCATCCGCCCGACCTACGGCGCGGTGTCGCGTTACGGGATGGTCGCGTTCGCCTCCTCGCTCGACCAGGGCGGCGCCTTCGGCAAGAGCGCCGAGGATCTCGCCCTGATGCTGAACGTCATGGCCGGGTTCGACGAGCGCGATTCCACCAGCATCGAGCGGCCCCGGGAGGACTACACCCGGGACCTCGCCAAGCCCCTGGCGGGCCTGCGCGTGGGGTTGCCGAAAGAGTATTTCACGGCCGATCTGGCGCCCGATGTCGCCTCCTGCGTGATGGCGGCCGTCGGGGAGCTGAAGGCGCAGGGCGCCCGGATCGTCGAGGTGAGCCTTCCCAACCAGGCGCTCGCGGTCCCGGTGTACTACGTGATCGCGCCGGCGGAGGCGTCGTCGAACCTGTCGCGTTTCGACGGCGTGCGCTACGGGCATCGCGCGGCGCACTACGCCGACCTGAACGACATGTACCGGAAGAGCCGCGCGCAGGGCTTCGGCGCCGAGGTGAAGCGGCGCATCCTCGTGGGCGCCTACGTGCTCTCGCACGGCTACTACGACGCCTACTACCTGCAGGCGCAGAAGGTGCGCCGCCTCATCGCGCGCGACTTCACCGAGGCCTTCGCGCATTGCGACGTTATCGCGGGCCCCGCGGCGCCCACGGTCGCGTTCCCGATCGGCGAAAAGACGAGCGACCCGGTGCAGATGTACCTGGAGGACCTGTACACGATCTCGGTGAATCTCGCGGGCCTGCCGGGGCTCTCGGTGCCTTGCGGCTTCGGCGCGCACGGGCTCCCGGTGGGGCTGCAGCTCATCGGCAACCATTTCGACGAGGCGCGAATGCTGAACGCCGCGCACCGCTACCAGCAGGCGACCGACTGGCACCGCCGCCGTCCGCCGGGGATCGATTGACCATGCGGTGGGAAGTCGTCATCGGGCTCGAAACCCACGCGCAACTGTCCACCGCGTCGAAGATCTTTTCCGGCGCCTCGACCGCGTTCGGCGCCGCCCCCAACACGCAGGCTTGCGCCGTCGATATCGCGCTTCCCGGCGTGCTGCCGGTGCTGAACAGGGCGGCGGTGGAGCGCGCCATCCGCTTCGGCCTGGCGGTGGGCGCCGCGATCGCGCCCAGGAGCATCTTCGCGCGCAAGAACTATTTCTACCCGGACCTTCCCAAGGGCTACCAGATCAGCCAGTACGAGGCGCCGGTCGTCTCCGGCGGCGAGATCCTGATCGTCGTGGAGGGCGTGGAAAAGCGCGTCCGCCTCACGCGCGCGCATCTCGAGGAGGACGCGGGGAAAAGCCTGCACGAGGATTTCCACGGCATGAGCGGCATCGACCTGAACCGCGCCGGCACGCCGCTCCTCGAGATCGTGTCCGAGCCGGACATGCGCAGCGCGAAGGAGGCGGTCGCCTATGCGAAGGTGCTGCACTCGCTCGTGCGCTGGATCGGCATCTGCGACGGCAACATGCAGGAAGGCTCCTTCCGCTGCGATGCCAACGTGTCGGTGCGGCCGTCGGGCTCCGAAACGCTCGGCACGCGCTGCGAGATCAAGAACCTCAATTCCTTCCGCTTCCTCGAAAAGGCCATCGAACACGAGGTGCACCGCCAGATTGCGCTGATCGAGGACGGCGGCAAGGTCCGCCAGGAAACGCGACTGTGGGACCCGCAGAAGGGCGAGACGCGCTCGATGCGCTCGAAGGAGGACGCGCACGACTACCGATACTTCCCGGACCCCGACCTGCTCCCCCTCGAAATCGCGCCGTCGTGGATCGAGCAAGTGAGGATGTCGCTCGGAACCTTACCGGCCGCCAGGCGCGCCAGATACAGGGACGATCTCCACCTGTCGCCGGCCGAGGCGTCCATTCTTGTTTCGTCACGGGAGGTCTCGGAGTATTTCGATCGCTCGCTCGAGCTGACACTGGCGCGTCTGCGTGGCGATGATCGATTCACGGACACACGTGAGCCGGGCGTGGCCAAGGCCGTGTGCAATTGGGTCGCCGGGCCGCTTTCCGCACGATTGAACGAAGAGGCCATCGATGTCGAAGGTGCCCGCGTCGGCCCTCCCGACATTGCAGCCCTGATTCATCGCAGCTTCGATCAGACGCTGAACAATCGGTCGGCGAAGGACGTGTTCGATGCGATCTGGAATGGCGAAGGCGGCGTCGATTCCATCATCGAGAAGCGGGGCCTGAAGCAGATCTCGGACACCGGCGCCATCGAGGCGATCGTGGACCGGGTGCTGGCGGCGAACGCGAAGCTGGCGGATGACTACCGGGCCGGCAGGGAAAAGGCCTTCAACGCGCTGGTGGGGCAGGTGATGAAGGCCACGCAGGGCAAGGCCAACCCCGCGCAGGCGAACGCTATCCTGAAGAAGAAACTGGGCTGACCTCCCCGCAGACCGGGGAAAGCACGCGCGGGCGCAAGGCTCAGTTGGCCGGCACGAGGTAGAGGTTGTATTTCTTGACGCCCTGCTGCTTCGACGGGTCGCCCTTCCTGGCCGCCTCGATTTCCTTCTGGTCGCGCAGGTCCAGCTTGCCTTCGCGCTTGAGCTGCTTGAGCGCCACCCACCGCTTCTTGTCGGTCTCGTAGCGGCTTCGCACCTCCTGCATTTCCTTCTCGTACTCCACGATCGCCTTGGCGAGCACCACTTTCTCGTTCTTCGTGCGTTCGAGGTCGGACTTGAGCTGGGCCGGCGCCTCGCGGGTCTTGCCGGTCGCCTTGCTGCTCTTGCCCGCCTTGTAGAACTCCATCTCGGCTTCGAGCTCCGCCAGGCGCTTGTCGACCTCCACCGTCCGGTCCTGCGCGCTCTTCATCCGCAGCTCGATCGGCTTGAGGTTCAGGTCGCGCGAGGTGTCGATGTCCTTTTCCGAGCTGTAGGTCGCGATCAGCGCCAGGTCCTTGCGGCGCTGCTCGGCCGCGGCCTTCTCCGCCTCCTTCAGACGCGCGGCCTCGTCGTCCCTGGCCTTGATCTGCTCGGGCGTGAGGGAGGGCTCGATCTTTCGCAGGACCATTCCCGACCGGGACATCTCGTACATCACGACGTTGGCGCACCCGGCCGGGGGCGTGTCCCCGATGTGGGTGATGCCCTTCTCGTCCTTGCACTTGTAGGCCGCCTGCGCTGCGCCAGCGGCGAAAATCGCCAAGATAAGCAGAATCCTCATCGCACTTTCCTTTGCGCCCGGGCCGGGCTTCTGCGAGCCCGTGCACCATCAATCCTGTTATGGGGTCATACCCCGTACTGCCGCCGGTACTCCTCGATCGCAGGAACTCGATCACGCAAGTCCGCCCGCCCCCGCAGGGTGGCGACGACGTCATCCAGCGTTGCAATGGCAGTCACGGGGATGCCGTAGGCCCGGCTGACTTCCTGCGTGGCGGACATCGCTGCCCGCCCCCGTTCCTGCCGGTCCAGAGCAATTAGCACGCCAGCCGGAACGGCCCCGGCGGCCCGGATCATCGCCTCCGATTCGCGTACCGAAGTCCCTGCCGAAATCACGTCGTCGATGATCAGGACCCGTCCTTCGAGCGGCGCCCCGACGATGTTCCCGCCCTCCCCGTGATCCTTCGCTTCCTTGCGATTGAATGAAAACGGCACATTGTGACCCATTTGCGCCAGTGCAACGGCCGTCGCGCTGGCGAGCGTGATGCCCTTGTAGGCCGGCCCGAAGATGAGGTCGAAGGCGATCCCCGAGGCGAGGGCCGCCTGGGCGTAATACCGGGAGAGCTCCCCGAGGCTCGCGCCATCGCTGAAGAGGCCCGCATTGAAGAAATAGGGGGAAAGCCGCCCCGCTTTCGTCCTGAATTCCCCGAAGCGAAGCACGCCCGTCCGAATGGTGAATTCGACGAATTGGCGACGGAAATCCTGTCCGGTGACGGTGTTGGCGGTGTCCATGGAGGTCGGGACCATTAGAATGCCCACTATTTTCCCCCAAACAGCCCCCAGAAAACGAGCTTTTCCGTGCGAATCGTCACTCTCAATGCCAACGGCATCCGGTCGGCCGCCTCCAAGGGCCTGCTCGACTGGATGAAGCGCCAGAAGGCCGACCTGGTCTGTCTCCAGGAAATCAAGGCGCAGGAGGCCGACCTCCCCGGCGAGATCCTCGCGCCCCGCAAGCTGCACGCCTTTTTCCACCCCGCCGAAAAAAAGGGCTACAGCGGCGTGGCCATCTATTCGCGCAGGGAGCCCGACCGCGTGGTGCGGGGACTGGGCATCAAGGACATCGACGCGCAGGGCCGCTACCTGCAGCTCGATTTCGGCAACCTCTCGGTCGTTTCGCTCTACCTGCCTTCCGGTTCCTCGGGAGAGGAGGCGCAGGCGCGCAAGTTTTCCTTCATGAAGCGCTTCCTGCCGAAGCTGAAGGCGATGATGGCCTCGGGGAGGGAATTCGTCCTGTGCGGCGACTGGAACATCGCGCACAAGGAGATCGACCTGAAGAACTGGCGCTCCAACCAGAAGAATTCCGGGTTCCTGCCGCAGGAGCGCGAGTGGCTCACCGGCGTGCTCGACAACGTGGGCTGGGTGGATGTGTTCCGCACGCTCAACCCGCTGCCGGAGCAGTACACCTGGTGGTCCAACCGCGGGCGCGCGTGGGACAAGAACGTGGGCTGGCGCATCGATTACCACATCGCCACGCCCGGAATCGCGCGCTCGGCCGAGTACACGCGCATCTACAAGGACGCGCGTTTCTCCGACCACGCGCCGCTCACCATCGACTACGACTTCACCCTGTAGTGCTCAAGCTCTCCAACATCACCCTGGCGCGCGGCGCGCGCGTCCTGCTGAAGGACGCGTCCGTCACCGTCTTTCCCGGCCACCGCGTGGGGCTGGTCGGCGCCAATGGCGCCGGCAAGACGAGTCTCTTCGCGCTCATCCGGGGAGAGCTGCACCAGGACGCGGGCGAAGTGGAGTTGCCGGCGCGCTGGGTGCTGGCCCATGTCGCGCAGGAGCTGCACGACACGGACCGCGCCGCGCTCGACTTCGTGATGGACGGCGACACGGAGCTTCGCGAAGTGGAAGCGGCGATCCGGGAGGCGGAAGCGGCGCACGAGGAGGGCGAGCGCGCGGCGCTGCTCCACGGACGCTACGACGAGATCGGCGGCTACGCGGCGCGTCCGCGCGCGCAGTCGCTGATGTCCGGCCTGGGCTTCGCCCCCGAGGCAGAGGCAAGCCCGGTGGCCTTCTTCTCTGGCGGCTGGCGCATGCGCCTCAATCTCGCACGCGCCCTCATGTGCCGCTCCGACCTTCTCCTTCTCGACGAACCCACGAACCACCTCGACCTCGATGCCGTGATGTGGCTGGAGGACTGGCTGAGAAGCTACCCCGGCGCGCTCCTCCTCATCACGCACGACCGCGAGTTCCTCGATTCCGTGGTGGACACCATCGTGCACGTGGACGCGCAGAAGCTCACGTCGTATGCGGGCAACTACTCGGCCTTCGAGCGCCAGCGCGCCGATCGTCTCGCGCAGCAGCAATCGGCGCACGAAAGGCAGCAGCGCACCGTCGCGCACCTGCATGCCTTCATCGACCGCTTCCGGGCGAAAGCCACCAAGGCTCGCCAGGCGCAAAGCCGCATCAAGGCGCTGGAGAAGCTGGAGGTCATCGCCGCCGCCCACGTGGACACGCCCTTCACCTTCGTCTTCCGCGAGCCGCCCGTGAAGCCCAAGCTGCTCTTCCGCGTGGCCGAAGCGAGCGTGGGCTACGACGGCGAGGCCGTGGTATCGGACATCGAATGGAGCGTGTACTTCGGCGAGGCCATCGGGCTTCTGGGCCCCAACGGCGCGGGCAAGTCCACGCTCCTGAAGACGATCGTGGGCGACCTGCCGCCGGTGGCCGGGACGATCATCCGCTCGCCCGACCTGCGCATCGGGTACTTCGCCCAGCACCAGGTGGAAAACCTGCGCCTGGATGAAAGCGCGATGTGGCACGTCGCACGGCTGGCCCCCGGCGTGCGCGAGCAGGAACTGCGCAACTTTCTCGGCGGATTCGATTTCCGCGGCGACCAGGTCTTCCAGCGCGTGGCCGATTTCTCGGGTGGCGAGAAGGCGCGCCTGGCGCTCGCCCTCATCGTGTGGGAGCGGCCCAACCTCCTGGTGCTGGACGAGCCCACGAACCACCTGGACATCGAGATGCGCGAGGCCCTCGCACAGGCGCTGCAGGACTTCGAGGGCACCCTCATCGTGGTGGCGCACGATCGCCACCTGCTGGAGGCGGCAACCGACCAGTGGTGGCTGGTGGCCGACGGCGCGGTCGCGCCTTTCGAAGGCAACCTGGACGATTACCGCGAGTGGTCGCGGCGATATCGCACGCGAGGCGCCAAGCCCGACGAGCCGGGCAGGGGCGCCGATCGCAAGTCGCAGAAGCGCGCGCAAGCCGAAGCCAGGCAGAAGCTCGCCGATGCGAGGAAGCCCCTGGAGAAGAAGATCGTGGCCATCGAGAAGGAGCTGGCCAGGCTGCAACCCGAGAAGGAGTCGCTCGACGCCTGGCTTGCAACGGGCGAGGCGTACGAAGAGGCGAAGCGCGCGGAGCTTTCCGAGCGTTCGAAGCGCCATGGCGAAGTGGTCGCGCGCATCGTGCAGCTCGAGGAGGACTGGCTCTGGGCCAATGCCGCCATGGACACCGAGGTCAACCGCGTTCGCGAATGAGCGTTGTCCGGTATGCGGCCGCGCATATCGACGCGGCCTCACCCACCGGAGGCCCCATGCATCTCGAATCCGCATTGCCCATCGTGAAAGCGCTGGCGGACGGCGTGAATCCCGTCACCGGCGAGCAGTATCCCGAAGACAGTCCCTATGCCGAGCCCCGCGCCCTTCGCGCGCTCTTCTCCGCCGTCGATCTCATGCAGCGGGAAGTGGAAAAGGAAAAGCGCCGCGAGCGCCTGCCCGCCAACTTCGGCAAGCCCTGGAACGAGGGCGAGGACCGCGCCATCGCCGTGGCCTTCGACGCGGGGGTGGCGATACCCGACATGGCCCGCAAGCATGCGCGCACGCAGGGCTCCATCCGGCTGCGGCTGGAGAAGCTCGGCAAGCTGCCGCCCTCCGGCGAGGCGCGCTACGAAACCCGCGCTATCGCGGCTTGAGCCTGAGCGAAGCGGAGTTCATGCAGTAGCGCTTCCCCGTGGGCTTCGGGCCGTCGTCGAACACGTGGCCGAGGTGGGCGTCGCAGTTGGAGCACACCACCTCGACGCGAGTCATGAACAGGCTCACGTCGGCCTTTTCCTCGACGGCGCCGGGCGTGACGGGCTGCCAGAACGAGGGCCAGCCGCAGCCCGGGTCGTACTTCGTCTCGGAGGTGAAGAGGTCCTGCCCGCAGCACACGCACAGGTAGGTGCCGGGCGTGTTGCAGTCGTTGTACTCGCCGGTGAAGGCGCGTTCGGTGCTGCGCTTCCTCGTCACTTCGAACTGCCGCGGGGTGAGCTGCTGCTTCCACTCTTCGTAGGTCTTCAGGATCTTGGCCATGGCGGTCTCTCGGGCGGCCCGTCCGGGCCCGGGTAAACGGGGCATTCTAGACCTCGACAGGCGGGGACGAGCAAGGTTCCGGTATCCTTCCGGCACCTCGTTGCCGCCCCTTGGCGACGACTTCGGGGTGGTAAAGGAGCCGCGAAAATGGGGGTGAATGCATGGGGGATGGCAGCGGCGCTCGTGTTCGTCACGGGTGCGGCCGCCGTCGACTTCGGAAGCAAGGGCGGACCGGCGCCTGACAACATCGACGAAGTCATGGAAGTCCTGCGCAAGGACCCGTACGACCTGGAGCTCCTGATCAGCTTCGGCACTTCGAAGGGAGGGTCCGCGGGCCACCTGGCCCTGGCCATTCGCGACCAGGCGCCCGGCGACGACCGGGTCTATTCCGCCAACTTCTACGCCGACCGGGCGCCTGAGCACGAGAAGGACTTCTACGCGGACGACCTCGTGGTCCGGATCCCGAAGAAGGAGTACCTGTTCGGGACGGCCTCCTCGCTCGGCGACAAGGCCTCGTTCGGCCTCGATTTCGGCGAAACCTACAAGCGGTCGGTCATCGGCGTGCGCGTGTACGGCGTCCCGGCTCGGGAGAAGGAGGCGCTGACGGCCTTCTTCGCGCGCGTGAACGACGATTTCCACGGCCGCACGCGGGGGACCGAGTACCACACCGGGGAGGTCAAGTACGGATACCTCACCCTCAACTGCGCCAAGACGATCGGCTCGGCGTTCCGATACGGCGCCGGCTACGAGGGCCTCGATATCAGCGGCGCATGGCTCTTCCAGGGGATCCGGCTGGTGGCGGCCCTGACGGCCAATACGCCGACGGACATGGCGGTGAAGCTGCTCGGGCAGTGGAACGCGCGCGGCTACGGGATGGACGTGGTGCTGTACGGCAAGTACGCGGCCTCCACGTATGTGGATCCGCACGAAGACGAGCCCGTGGAGTTCCGCGACCTGCCCAACCGGTTTCCCTCGGTGCTCTCCCGCGACTTCCGGAAGGACGCCGGCGAATACCGGGATTTCGACAACCTCTACGCGATGTACCTCTTCTACAACCTGGGCAAGTACGTCGTTCGCGTGGACGAGGCGACGAAGCGGCTCGGGATCGAACGCGCCAGGAAACCCATGGCCTACCCCGAAGCGGCGGAACTCGCTGCGCAGAGCGCCCGCTCCGACAGCGCGGCCTA
The sequence above is a segment of the Betaproteobacteria bacterium genome. Coding sequences within it:
- the pyrE gene encoding orotate phosphoribosyltransferase; the protein is MDTANTVTGQDFRRQFVEFTIRTGVLRFGEFRTKAGRLSPYFFNAGLFSDGASLGELSRYYAQAALASGIAFDLIFGPAYKGITLASATAVALAQMGHNVPFSFNRKEAKDHGEGGNIVGAPLEGRVLIIDDVISAGTSVRESEAMIRAAGAVPAGVLIALDRQERGRAAMSATQEVSRAYGIPVTAIATLDDVVATLRGRADLRDRVPAIEEYRRQYGV
- the xth gene encoding exodeoxyribonuclease III translates to MRIVTLNANGIRSAASKGLLDWMKRQKADLVCLQEIKAQEADLPGEILAPRKLHAFFHPAEKKGYSGVAIYSRREPDRVVRGLGIKDIDAQGRYLQLDFGNLSVVSLYLPSGSSGEEAQARKFSFMKRFLPKLKAMMASGREFVLCGDWNIAHKEIDLKNWRSNQKNSGFLPQEREWLTGVLDNVGWVDVFRTLNPLPEQYTWWSNRGRAWDKNVGWRIDYHIATPGIARSAEYTRIYKDARFSDHAPLTIDYDFTL
- a CDS encoding rod shape-determining protein, whose amino-acid sequence is MFSFVSKYFSTDLAIDLGTANTLIYVRGKGIVLDEPSVVAIRQEGGPSGKKTIQAVGLAAKQMLGRTPGNITAIRPMKDGVIADFTITEQMLKYFIKKIHDNQWFRPSPRIVICVPYGSTQVERRAIKESAIGAGASQVFLIEEPMAAAIGADLPIADATGSMVVDIGGGTTEVGVISLGGIVYSASVRVGGDKFDEAIINYIRRNYGMLIGESTSENIKKTIGSAFPGSEVREMEVKGRNLAEGIPRSFTISSNEILEALTDPLNSIVSAVKSALEQTPPELGADIAEKGMVLTGGGALLRELDRLLMEETGLPVIVADDPLTCVVRGSGRALEEMDKLGTVFTND
- the gatB gene encoding Asp-tRNA(Asn)/Glu-tRNA(Gln) amidotransferase subunit GatB, translated to MRWEVVIGLETHAQLSTASKIFSGASTAFGAAPNTQACAVDIALPGVLPVLNRAAVERAIRFGLAVGAAIAPRSIFARKNYFYPDLPKGYQISQYEAPVVSGGEILIVVEGVEKRVRLTRAHLEEDAGKSLHEDFHGMSGIDLNRAGTPLLEIVSEPDMRSAKEAVAYAKVLHSLVRWIGICDGNMQEGSFRCDANVSVRPSGSETLGTRCEIKNLNSFRFLEKAIEHEVHRQIALIEDGGKVRQETRLWDPQKGETRSMRSKEDAHDYRYFPDPDLLPLEIAPSWIEQVRMSLGTLPAARRARYRDDLHLSPAEASILVSSREVSEYFDRSLELTLARLRGDDRFTDTREPGVAKAVCNWVAGPLSARLNEEAIDVEGARVGPPDIAALIHRSFDQTLNNRSAKDVFDAIWNGEGGVDSIIEKRGLKQISDTGAIEAIVDRVLAANAKLADDYRAGREKAFNALVGQVMKATQGKANPAQANAILKKKLG
- the msrB gene encoding peptide-methionine (R)-S-oxide reductase MsrB, whose amino-acid sequence is MAKILKTYEEWKQQLTPRQFEVTRKRSTERAFTGEYNDCNTPGTYLCVCCGQDLFTSETKYDPGCGWPSFWQPVTPGAVEEKADVSLFMTRVEVVCSNCDAHLGHVFDDGPKPTGKRYCMNSASLRLKPR
- a CDS encoding ATP-binding cassette domain-containing protein — translated: MLKLSNITLARGARVLLKDASVTVFPGHRVGLVGANGAGKTSLFALIRGELHQDAGEVELPARWVLAHVAQELHDTDRAALDFVMDGDTELREVEAAIREAEAAHEEGERAALLHGRYDEIGGYAARPRAQSLMSGLGFAPEAEASPVAFFSGGWRMRLNLARALMCRSDLLLLDEPTNHLDLDAVMWLEDWLRSYPGALLLITHDREFLDSVVDTIVHVDAQKLTSYAGNYSAFERQRADRLAQQQSAHERQQRTVAHLHAFIDRFRAKATKARQAQSRIKALEKLEVIAAAHVDTPFTFVFREPPVKPKLLFRVAEASVGYDGEAVVSDIEWSVYFGEAIGLLGPNGAGKSTLLKTIVGDLPPVAGTIIRSPDLRIGYFAQHQVENLRLDESAMWHVARLAPGVREQELRNFLGGFDFRGDQVFQRVADFSGGEKARLALALIVWERPNLLVLDEPTNHLDIEMREALAQALQDFEGTLIVVAHDRHLLEAATDQWWLVADGAVAPFEGNLDDYREWSRRYRTRGAKPDEPGRGADRKSQKRAQAEARQKLADARKPLEKKIVAIEKELARLQPEKESLDAWLATGEAYEEAKRAELSERSKRHGEVVARIVQLEEDWLWANAAMDTEVNRVRE
- the gatC gene encoding Asp-tRNA(Asn)/Glu-tRNA(Gln) amidotransferase subunit GatC translates to MLSLDEVRAIAELARIELPETDVAAMQQSLNGIFGLIEQMRAVDTAGVEPMAHAVDVTQRLRDDCVTEHDQHVLFQAAAPQVEEGLYLVPRVIE
- a CDS encoding DUF4124 domain-containing protein, which encodes MRILLILAIFAAGAAQAAYKCKDEKGITHIGDTPPAGCANVVMYEMSRSGMVLRKIEPSLTPEQIKARDDEAARLKEAEKAAAEQRRKDLALIATYSSEKDIDTSRDLNLKPIELRMKSAQDRTVEVDKRLAELEAEMEFYKAGKSSKATGKTREAPAQLKSDLERTKNEKVVLAKAIVEYEKEMQEVRSRYETDKKRWVALKQLKREGKLDLRDQKEIEAARKGDPSKQQGVKKYNLYLVPAN